One region of Vescimonas fastidiosa genomic DNA includes:
- a CDS encoding PcfB family protein produces MDAGSEAVDLMVREGLQITEASIKLLAAGSKNLAAFIYALAKDNKRVSGRTNMGRLLREGKELRVFQLRESDLAAFHAYAKKGVLYAVVKDKNARDGLVDLITNVDFAAQVNLFLERHGYAAPQREDSKAKKADARAAQGSSSPQRGNGLTQEEMTTEGKSSVKGRLAALRRAAGETEPHLPGGRMPSKIRE; encoded by the coding sequence ATGGATGCAGGCAGCGAAGCCGTTGACCTGATGGTGCGGGAGGGCTTGCAAATTACAGAGGCAAGCATCAAGCTGCTGGCAGCAGGCAGTAAAAATTTAGCGGCATTTATCTACGCCCTGGCGAAAGACAACAAGCGGGTGTCCGGCAGGACCAACATGGGCCGCCTGCTGCGGGAGGGCAAGGAGCTGCGGGTGTTTCAGCTACGGGAGAGCGACCTGGCGGCGTTCCACGCCTACGCCAAAAAGGGCGTTCTCTACGCGGTGGTCAAGGACAAGAACGCTCGGGATGGGCTGGTGGATCTGATCACCAATGTGGACTTTGCGGCACAGGTGAATCTGTTTTTGGAGCGCCACGGCTATGCCGCACCCCAGCGGGAGGACAGCAAAGCAAAAAAAGCAGATGCCCGCGCAGCACAAGGCAGCTCCTCACCACAGCGCGGGAATGGCTTGACGCAAGAGGAGATGACTACTGAGGGGAAGTCCTCGGTAAAGGGGCGACTGGCGGCGCTACGGCGTGCGGCGGGAGAGACGGAGCCGCATTTGCCGGGTGGACGGATGCCGTCAAAGATTCGGGAATAG
- a CDS encoding relaxase/mobilization nuclease domain-containing protein — MAYTKIIVIRGRLDKCLRYAANEEKTYLETAVDYALDRDKTERVCFETAINCGRDTAYEDMAQTARRWGKQNRVRKGYHVIQSFRPGEVTPEQAHAIGAELAQRALGGQYEVVVATHLDRTHLHNHVVFNAVSFVDGKMYRDSFRDYYEGIRGMSDALCREKGLSVIEPGEDAAPQGQYRAQQRGQTTLRDVVRRDMDEAIRRALSYGEFLRELRRMGYQVKSGDNVKHTAVRPSGGRRFIRLDSLGDGYGEADIRARIKGAWQRPLQSAKRKMYRVRRMPMQRKPLPYFQRLCLYYMYLLRGPRRARNISPALRREMLKLERYQVQFRYLRENRIETRQQLTMLRDALQGEMDAHTEQRRQLYLARRRGVEGLDAEIAAHTERLHRLRKEWRQCCAIEADARRIEQQFKQQREQEILDQGGPEHGCRQRSR, encoded by the coding sequence ATGGCGTATACGAAGATCATTGTGATCCGCGGGCGGCTGGATAAGTGCCTGCGCTATGCGGCCAACGAGGAAAAGACCTATTTGGAGACGGCGGTGGACTACGCACTGGACCGGGACAAGACGGAGCGGGTGTGCTTTGAGACGGCCATCAACTGCGGACGGGACACGGCCTATGAGGACATGGCCCAGACGGCACGGCGCTGGGGCAAGCAGAATCGTGTGCGCAAGGGGTATCATGTGATCCAGTCCTTCCGACCCGGGGAGGTGACGCCGGAGCAGGCCCATGCCATAGGTGCGGAGCTGGCCCAGAGGGCCTTGGGCGGACAGTATGAGGTGGTGGTTGCCACCCATTTGGATCGGACGCATCTGCACAACCATGTGGTGTTTAACGCGGTGTCCTTTGTGGATGGGAAGATGTACCGGGATAGCTTTCGGGATTACTATGAGGGCATCCGGGGTATGTCGGATGCCCTATGCCGGGAGAAGGGGCTCTCCGTCATTGAGCCGGGCGAGGACGCCGCACCCCAAGGGCAGTACCGGGCGCAGCAGCGGGGTCAGACTACGCTGCGGGATGTGGTGCGCCGGGACATGGACGAGGCTATCCGCAGGGCGCTTAGCTATGGAGAGTTCCTGCGGGAGCTGCGGCGTATGGGCTACCAGGTGAAAAGCGGGGACAATGTGAAGCACACCGCTGTACGCCCGTCGGGCGGGCGGCGGTTTATCCGGCTGGACAGCCTGGGGGACGGCTACGGAGAGGCGGACATTCGGGCGCGTATCAAAGGCGCATGGCAGAGACCCTTGCAGTCCGCTAAGCGCAAGATGTATCGCGTGCGGCGGATGCCAATGCAGAGGAAGCCGCTGCCCTATTTCCAGCGGCTGTGCCTATATTATATGTACCTGCTGCGGGGGCCGCGGCGGGCGCGGAACATTTCTCCGGCTCTACGGCGGGAGATGCTGAAGCTGGAGCGATACCAGGTGCAGTTTCGGTATCTGCGGGAAAACCGCATTGAGACGAGGCAGCAGCTTACCATGTTGCGGGATGCGCTGCAAGGGGAGATGGATGCGCACACAGAGCAGCGGCGACAGCTTTATTTGGCACGGCGTAGGGGCGTGGAGGGGCTGGACGCGGAGATCGCGGCGCACACGGAGCGGCTGCATCGGCTGCGGAAGGAGTGGAGGCAGTGCTGCGCCATTGAAGCGGATGCCCGGCGGATCGAGCAGCAATTCAAACAACAGCGGGAACAGGAAATTTTAGACCAAGGAGGACCGGAACATGGATGCAGGCAGCGAAGCCGTTGA
- a CDS encoding MobC family plasmid mobilization relaxosome protein, translating to MRDTRKRNRHVSVWLNDAELDHLRRQAVAAGLGMDPFLRSLILGVELRPRPPDTYAALLRELSAIGNNINQIAHTVNAQKYAADSQVDRAVALVQRAWRLVKDSF from the coding sequence GTGAGAGACACGAGAAAACGAAACCGGCATGTGAGCGTGTGGCTGAACGACGCGGAGCTGGATCATCTGCGCAGGCAGGCGGTGGCTGCGGGGCTGGGCATGGATCCATTTCTGCGCAGCCTCATCCTGGGTGTAGAGCTGCGGCCACGGCCACCCGACACCTACGCCGCCCTGCTGCGGGAGCTGTCGGCCATCGGCAACAACATCAATCAGATCGCCCACACCGTCAACGCACAAAAGTATGCGGCGGACAGCCAGGTGGACCGGGCCGTGGCCCTTGTGCAAAGGGCGTGGCGGCTGGTGAAGGACAGCTTTTAA
- a CDS encoding LPD28 domain-containing protein, which translates to MTVDMQKTRFEAVEICGVQGLFTVERVRRSALPNGIYAYDMQTSPEDWSQPCLLACHITVEHYGTVLTGQRIDLPENGYRDLAPGDFNWPCSKDRPTIAEFARRHGLPIKPRCHGKSAPTR; encoded by the coding sequence ATGACGGTGGATATGCAGAAGACCCGATTTGAGGCGGTGGAGATATGCGGTGTGCAGGGGCTTTTCACCGTGGAGCGCGTGCGCCGGTCTGCATTGCCGAATGGCATCTACGCCTACGATATGCAGACCTCCCCGGAGGATTGGTCGCAGCCATGTTTACTGGCCTGCCATATCACGGTGGAGCACTACGGGACCGTGCTGACCGGCCAGCGTATAGACCTGCCGGAAAACGGATACCGGGACCTGGCACCGGGCGACTTCAACTGGCCGTGCTCTAAAGACAGACCTACCATTGCGGAATTTGCCAGGCGGCATGGGCTGCCAATTAAGCCCCGCTGCCATGGAAAGTCGGCACCGACACGGTAG
- a CDS encoding DUF3846 domain-containing protein: protein MKVLMVEPGTEPYEKELNGLKEMQQAVGGLIQAIYPFEDKVAVVCDDEGMLKPNEFNRSMPGGYGGVFGPFFVCGLGADDFVSLTPEQMQVYKKQFHQAELLLGVMDNTPVTLRVEPFKKRDGPKKDDGLER, encoded by the coding sequence ATGAAAGTGTTAATGGTAGAGCCGGGCACGGAGCCTTACGAAAAGGAGCTGAACGGGCTGAAGGAAATGCAGCAGGCTGTGGGCGGGCTGATCCAGGCCATCTATCCCTTTGAGGATAAGGTGGCCGTGGTGTGCGACGACGAAGGGATGCTGAAGCCCAATGAGTTTAACCGCAGTATGCCGGGTGGCTACGGCGGGGTGTTCGGGCCGTTCTTTGTGTGCGGGTTGGGCGCAGACGACTTCGTTTCGCTGACGCCGGAGCAGATGCAGGTCTATAAGAAGCAGTTTCACCAGGCAGAGCTGCTGCTGGGCGTTATGGACAATACGCCGGTGACGCTGCGGGTGGAGCCGTTTAAGAAACGGGACGGGCCTAAGAAGGATGATGGTTTGGAGAGGTAG